A DNA window from Hordeum vulgare subsp. vulgare chromosome 1H, MorexV3_pseudomolecules_assembly, whole genome shotgun sequence contains the following coding sequences:
- the LOC123441722 gene encoding BI1-like protein, whose product MASATEMQPLAPSGYRRAPEMKEKVEASSIDLEAGNGETLYPGISRGENALRWGFIRKVYGILCAQLLLTTVVSAVTVFHPTLNATLSNSPVLALVLAVLPFILMIPLYIYQHRHPHNLAILGLFTLCLSFSIGVACANTEGTIVLQALVLTSAVVVSLTAYTFWASKKGKEFSYLGPFLFSALTILVVISFTQIFFPFGPASNAVIGGFGALVFSGFIVYDTENLIKRHTYDEYIWASVELYLDILNLFLTILQMLRQNDN is encoded by the exons ATGGCGTCGGCGACGGAGATGCAGCCGCTGGCACCGTCGGGCTACCGCCGGGCGccggagatgaaggagaaggtggaggccTCGTCGATCGACCTGGAGGCGGGGAACGGGGAGACGCTCTACCCGGGGATCTCGCGCGGGGAGAACGCCCTCCGCTGGGGCTTCATCCGCAAGGTCTACGGCATCCTCTGCGCGCAGCTGCTCCTCACCACCGTCGTCTCCGCCGTAACCGTCTTCCACCCCACCCTCAACGCCACGCTCTCTAACTCGCCCGTCCTGGCGCTCGTGCTCGCTGTCCTCCCCTTCATCC TGATGATCCCATTGTACATCTATCAGCACAGGCACCCGCACAATCTTGCTATCTTGGGTTTGTTCACTCTGTGCTTGAGCTTCAGCATTGGTGTGGCTTGTGCAAACACTGAAG GAACCATTGTGCTTCAGGCTTTGGTACTGACCTCAGCTGTGGTTGTCTCTCTGACTGCGTACACATTCTGGGCTTCAAAGAAGGGCAAGGAATTTAGTTACCTTGGACCATTTCTGTTTTCTGCTCTCACTATCCTGGTCGTAATAAGCTTTACCCAG ATCTTCTTTCCATTTGGACCTGCATCGAATGCTGTGATCGGCGGGTTTGGAGCTCTGGTGTTCTCAGGCTTCATCGTCTACGACACCGAGAACTTGATAAAGCGCCACACTTATGACGAGTACATCTGGGCTTCCGTTGAACTTTACCTCGACATCCTCAACCTGTTCCTCACCATCCTACAGATGCTCAGGCAGAACGACAACTGA